A window of Roseburia hominis A2-183 genomic DNA:
GTATGCATCCGGATGAAAAAATCCGTAATATTCATGAGAGAGTCAAATATCTAAAACGTGATCGAAAATTGGAGGCAGGCTATATGACGATGGAAGAGTATATCCGTGAGGAAGCGGAGCGAAGGGCAAAGCTGATGGCACCTTCGATAGCGGAATCAATGGCAGAGACGCTCGCGAAGCCAATGGCAGAGTCAATGGCGGAGACGCTTGCGGAGTCGATGGCGGAGACGCTTGCGGAGTCGATGGCGGAGCCGCTTGCGGAGTCGCTTGCGAAGCCGCTTGCGGAGTCACTTGCAGCGTCAAAAGTAGCACAGAGTATATTGTCATTAGCAGCCGAACTTGGAACTATTCCGGCAGAAGAGCAGCAGCGCATCGCAGGAGAACAGGATGATGAGACACTGGAAAAGTGGCTGAAACTTGCTGCGCGCTCAACAACTGTGGAAGAGTTCCTGTCTGGAATGTAGAGACGAGTCTGTCTCATTCTTAAGCGGCGGGTCTGCCGCTATTATCAACCAAACAATTTCGGGACGTGTCTATCTATTTCTGATATGGGAAAGCACGGGAATGATCCGTGAAAAGATTTGAATAATTCCGTTGTTCATAATATAATGAAAAAACGGAGGATTTATTATGTCATTTGCACATTTACACGTCCATACAGAGTACAGTCTGCTGGACGGTTCCAATAAAATCAAAGAATATGTAAAACGAATCAAGGAACTTGGCATGACAGCGGGAGCCATCACGGATCACGGTGTCATGTTCGGCGTGATTGATTTTTATAAGGAAGCGAAGAAGGCAGGGATCAATCCGGTTTTGGGATGCGAGGTCTACGTGGCACCGAACTCCAGATTTGACCGGGAGATGTCCCATGGGGAGGATCGCTATTATCACCTAGTGCTGTTGGCGGAGAATAACCAGGGGTATCAGAATCTCATGAAGATTGTATCGAAGGGATTTGTGGAGGGATACTACTATAAACCGCGTGTCGATATGGAACTTTTAGAACAGTATCATGAGGGGCTGATTGCGTTGAGTGCCTGTCTGGCAGGTGAGGTGCAGCGTTATCTTGTCAGAGGTCTTTATGATGAGGCGAAGAAGACGGCGCAGCGCTATGAGGCATGCTTCGGTAAGGGCAATTATTTCCTGGAACTGCAGGATCACGGAATTCCGGATCAGAAGACAGTGAATGCCGGTCTGATGCGGCTTAGCCAGGAACTTGGTATTGAACTTGTCGCCACCAACGACGTGCACTATACCTATGCGGAGGACTGGGAGGCACATGATATCCTGCTGTGCCTGCAGACAGGGAAAAAGTTGTCCGATGAGAACCGGATGCGCTATGAGGGCGGACAGTATTATGTCAAATCCGAGGAGGAGATGCGCGCACTTTTTCCCTATGCCGCGCAGGCAATCGAGAATACCCAGAAGATTGCAGACCGGTGTCATGTGGAGATTGAATTCGGCGTGACGAAGCTGCCGCACTTTACAGTGCCGGACGGGTATGATTCCTGGACGTATCTGAACAAATTGTGTCATGAGGGACTGATCCAGCGTTATCCGGACCGCCATGACGAGCTGCTGCCGCAGCTTGATTATGAGCTTTCCGTTATTCAGAAGATGGGATATGTCGATTACTTCCTGATCGTGTGGGATTTTATCAATTATGCCAGAACGCATGGCATCCCGGTCGGACCGGGGCGTGGAAGCGCGGCGGGAAGTCTTGTCTCCTACACGACCGGTATCACCAATATTGATCCGATCCGGTATAATCTTCTGTTTGAGCGTTTTTTAAATCCGGAGCGTGTCACGATGCCGGATATTGATATTGATTTCTGCTATGAGAGACGAAGTGAGGTCATTGACTATGTAATCGGGAAATACGGCAAGGACTGCGTGACGCAGATCGTCACATTCGGTACGCTGGCTGCGCGCGGAGTCATCCGCGATGTGGGGCGTGTGATGGATCTGCCGTACAATTTCTGTGATACGATTGCGAAGAACATTCCAAACGAACTGAACATCACCATCGATAAGGCGCTTACCATGAATCCGGAGCTGCGCACCATGTACGAGACGGATGACACGGTGCATACACTCATCGATATGGCAAAACGTCTGGAAGGACTGCCGCGCCATACGTCCATGCATGCGGCGGGTGTCGTGATTTCACAGAAGGCGATGGATGAGTATGTACCGCTTTCCAGAGCTTCAGACGGCACGATTACCACGCAGTTCGTCATGACAACGATCGAGGAACTCGGTCTGTTAAAAATGGACTTCCTCGGACTTCGGACGCTTACCGTAATCAAAGATGCCGTTGCCCTTGTGGAGAAGAATCACGGTGTGCGGATCGACGTCGATCACATCGATTATAATGACAACAGCGATCCGGATGCGATCCAGATTGATTATGGCGACAAGAAGGTGCTGGATGCGATTGGAACCGGAAAATGCGAGGGCGTCTTCCAGCTTGAAAGTGCCGGGATGAAGAACTTCATGAAGGAGTTAAAACCGCAGAGTCTGGAGGATGTTATCGCCGGAATCTCTCTGTACCGTCCGGGACCGATGGATTTCATTCCAAAGTACATTAAGGGAAAAAACGAGCCGGAGAGCATCACATACACCTGCAAGGAACTGGAACCGATCCTGGAGCCGACATATGGCTGTATTGTCTACCAGGAGCAGGTCATGCAGATCGTGCAGAATCTTGCCGGCTATTCCATGGGACAGGCGGATAACATCCGCCGTGCGATGAGTAAGAAAAAGCAGTATGTCATTGATGCGGAGCGCCACAATTTCGTTTACGGAAATGAGGAGCAGGGGATCAAAGGCTGTATTGTAAACGGTATCAGTGAGAAGGCGGCGAATGAGATCTACGATTCCATGGTGGATTTTGCGAAGTACGCATTCAACAAATCCCATGCGGCGGCATACGCGGTGGTCGCATATCAGACGGCGTATCTGAAATATTATTATCCGGTGGAATTTATGGCGGCGCTGATGACCTCCGTGATTGATAACCCGCGGAAGGTGGCGGAGTATATCTATACCTGCAGACAGATGGGCATCAAAGTGCTGGCCCCGGATATCAATGAGGGCGAGGGACGTTTTTCGGCGACGAAAGACGGCATCCGCTACGGACTGTATGCGATCAAGAGTATCGGGCGTTCGGTGGTGGATGCGATCATAGCGGAGCGGAATCAGAACGGTCCCTACCGTACCCTGCAGAATTTTATTGAGCGGGTGGCGGACTCTGAGGTAAACAAGCGCACCGTCGAAAATCTCATCAAATCCGGTGCCTGCGATACCTTAGACGGTAACAGACAGCAGATGATGATGGTGTACAACGCTCTGATGGATCAGCAGGTGCAGACGAAAAAGAAGTCGCTGGCGGGACAGATGAGCCTGTTTGATCTGGTGTCGGAGGAGGAGAAAAAAGCCTATGAGATTCAGTATCCCAACGTTGGAGAGTACAGCAAGGAGATCAAGCTTGGCTTTGAAAAGGAAGTCATCGGTATCTATCTGACCGGCCATCCGCTGGAGGAATACGAGGAAAAATGGCGCAGAATCATATCGGCAGTGACGTCGGATTTCCTGCTGGACGAGGAGAGCGGCGAGGTCAAGCTACGGGATAACCAGAAGGTTATCATCGGCGGAATGATTACGGAGAAGACCATCAAATATACGAAGAATAATAAGACGATGGCATTTCTCACGCTCGAGGATCTGTTCGGCACGGTGGAGGTAATCGTATTCCCTGGCGAGTATGAGCGCTATCATACGCTGCTGAATGAGGATGAGAAGGTATTTATCCGCGGACATGCCAACGTGGAGGAGGATAAAAACGCCAAGATCGTCTGCGAGCAGATCTGTACGTTTGAACAGGCAGAGAACGGAATGCCACAGGAACAGCGCACTTACCGGCAGGGCGGAGGATACCGGCGCGGTGCAGGCGGGAATGCGGGCAGCAGTCCGGCATCCGCGGGAGACGGCGGATCAAGCCGTGGCGGTGCAGCCGCGCAGGTTCCCGCGCGGCGCGGCGATGAATTATGGCTTCAGTTTGAGACCAAGGAAGCGTTTGCGGAAAAGGAAAAAGAACTCTATGCCATGCTCCATGATTCGGATGGGAAAGACACGGTGGTGATCTATATTTCATCGGTCAAGGCGATGAAGCGGCTGCCCGAAAACTACAGTATCTGCATCGAACCGGAGATTGTGAACAATTTAACTAAGTTTTTGGGGGAAAATAACGTAAAAGTTGTCAAAAAGAGCATTGAAAAGAAGCCATAAAGAGATTAAAATAAGGTAGATTAAATGGGTATATTATATGAGGAGGGAACGATAAATGGCGAAAGAGATAAACACCATTGGTGTACTCACGAGCGGCGGCGATGCCCCGGGTATGAACGCAGCAATCCGTGCAGTGGTTAGGGAAGCCATTGCCAAGGGTAAGAAAGTCAAGGGAATCAAGAGAGGTTATGCAGGACTTCTTCAGGAAGAGATTGTGGATATGGAAGCAAAAGACGTTTCCGATATCATCCAGCGCGGTGGTACTATTTTACAGACAGCACGCTGCATGGAGTTCAAGACACCGGAAGGTCAGCAGAGAGCAGCAGAGATCTGCAAGAAGCATGGAATCGACGGAATTATCGTTATCGGCGGTGACGGATCTTTCAGAGGTGCGCAGAAGCTGGCGGCACTCGGTATCAACACGATCGGTCTTCCGGGAACGATTGACCTTGATATTGCATGTACAGAGTATACCATCGGTTTTGATACAGCGGTGAACACCGCAATGGAAGCGATCGACAAGGTACGTGATACCTCTACTTCTCATGAGCGCTGCAGCATCATCGAGGTTATGGGTCGCGGTGCAGGTTATATTGCATTATGGTGCGGTATTGCGAACGGCGCAGAGGATATTCTGCTTCCGGAGAAGTATGATTACGATGAGCAGAAGATTGTAAACCATATCATCGAGAACCGTAAACGCGGCAAACAGCATCACATTATTGTCAATGCTGAGGGTATCGGACATTCTGCAAGTATGGCGAAGCGTATCGAGGCTGCAACCGGCGTTGAGACGCGTGCGACGATTCTGGGTCACATGCAGCGTGGAGGAAGCCCGACCTGTAAGGATCGTGTCTATGCATCCACGATGGGTGCGCTGGCAGTGGATCTGCTCTGCGAGGGCAAGAGCAACCGTGTCGTTGGTTATCGTCACGGCGATTTCGTGGATGACGACATCGATGCGGCACTTGCAATGCAGAAATGCATTCCGGAGTATCAGTATCAGATCAGCAAGAATCTTTCAATGTAAGATACATAACAGTATTTGGAACGATCATAAGACTCCATGGGCGGGAACTCATGGAGTTTTTTCCGCTTAGGGAACAAAAAGGAGCAGTCATGATTACGAGCAGCAGCAATCAGCAGATGAAAAATATTACGGCATTGATGAAAAAGGCAAAAGAGCGCAAAAGCCAGAACCTGTTTGTTGTGGAAGGCAGAAAGATGTTTGAGGAGGTTCCGCCGGAGTGGCTCTCTAAGGTTTATGTCTCCGAGCGCTTTCTGGAGGAACCGGAGGCGGAGCAGCTGCTTGCCGGAAAGATCTATGAAGTCGTTGCAGATGCGGTATTTAAGAGCATTTCCGACACACAGACGCCGCAGGGGATCTTATGTCTGGTGCGTATGCCGCAGTATCCGCTTTCTGATCTGTTGCGCGGGGACAGGACACATCTGCTGATTGTTGAGAGCATCCAGGATCCGGGGAATCTGGGAACCATGCTGCGGACCGGCGAGGGTGCGGGAATTACCGGCATCATTATGAACCGGACGACGGTGGATCTGTTTAATCCAAAGACCATCCGCTCTACGATGGGAAGCATTTACCGGGTACCCTACTATATTGCGGACGATCTGGCAGAGACGATCGGTGAATTAAAACGGCAGAAGGTTGGCATATACGCGGCGCATCTGAAGGGACAGATGCACTATGACGAACCGTCCTACTGCAAAGGGACGGCGTTTCTGATTGGGAACGAGGGGAACGGATTGTCCGATGAGATCGCGGGGCTGGCAGATACCTACGTGCGGATACCGATGGAGGGAAGTGTGGAATCCCTGAATGCGGCAGTATCCGCAGCATTGCTTATGTATGAGACCAACAGGCAGAGGAGAAGGAACGGAAAATGAGAATCTGGTTTAAGATGATGAAGAACAACCACTTGCTGCGGGATACGACGATCACGGATGAATCCGATGAGACAAGAACACACAAGGTTTTCCATGCGCTTGAGGAAGTGTGCTATGAATTTGATCTCGGAAAACCGATCTGGCTGGAGGCGAATGTGAATGAATTCAAGTGCCATGCCAAGACGCGCTTTACGCAGGATTCCTTTATCGAGCAGATTGATTTTGATTTTCTGGAAATGCAGGTTATCGAGGAGGATTAAGCTGCATAAGTTATGGAAGGAAATAAAGAACCGGTTTCAGCAGGCTGTGTTTCGATTTGCCTAATCCCCCCGGAATATGGTATAATGTACATAAGCAATGAGCAGTGCCAAAATCGTAACAGCAAAAATTGCCTGCTTGCAGAGCACATTTTCGCTGGCACGATTTTGATAGGGCGACTGCCCGGTAGTCCAAGAAATCTGTGATTTCTTGGACGTGTACTGCGAAATACGCGCCCGCGAGTCCGGGAAGCCGGAGGTTTTCCGGACTTTTGCCGGAGCGTATTGCAATAAATGATAAGGGGAGACATCTGGAGGGGAACACATGGACAAGCCGGTTGCGTTAGGGGAAGTAACCCTGGGTGAAGGCGTAGATAGCTGGAACACCATTATTTTTCTGTATAACTCGGCACTCAAGGAAGTGAGAACGAAGGTCGAGATTTTAAATGACGAATTTCAACAGGTACATCAGTACAATCCGATTGAATATATCAAGTCGCGCATCAAAGCGCCGGAGAGCATTGTCAAAAAGCTGAAGCGGTATGGCTATGACTCCTCGATCGACAATATGGTGAATTACATCAATGACATTGCGGGAATCCGGATTGTCTGTTCTTTTACGTCGGATATTTACCGCCTTGCCGAGATGATCGGCAAGCAGAATGATCTCACGGTAATCTCCGTGAAGGACTATATCAGACATCCCAAGGAGAGCGGATATAAAAGCTATCACATGCTGGTGACGGTACCGATCTTTTTGTCGGACTGTATTATCGACACGAAGGTGGAGATTCAGATCCGGACGATGGCGATGGATTTCTGGGCGAGCCTCGAGCACAAGATCTACTATAAGTTTGAGGGAAATGCGCCGGATTACATCAGCAGGGATCTGCGCGAGTGTTCGGGAATCGTGTCCATGCTGGACGCAAAGATGCTCCAGCTCAATGAGGCAATTCTGGAGGCAAAGGCGGCACAGGAAGAGCAGGAGGGAGATACAGGTGCAGTATAATTATGATTTTGAGATCGCATCACTCTTAATTATGACAATTATATTACTGCACTTTGTATTCGTGCGCCAGTTTCCCGGGGAGAAGACACGGGTATTCGGCTGGCTTCTGTTTGTGTGTGAAGCAGAGTGTCTGATGAACATTTTATCATGTGTGGGATTAGCAAATGCAGCCCTCGTTCCGCAGCGTCTGAACGAGGTACTGGCGTTTGCTTTTTTTGTGCTGGAGGGGGCTTCGTCATATCTGGTTTACCGGTATTTTATGGCGGCATGTGCGATCCGCGGCAGGGAGAGAACGGTATTTGCGGCTGCGGGCATAATCCCGTTTGCCGCATTTCTTGTGCTGGTGGCAGTGACGCCGGTGACCGGATTTTTTTACTACTTTAGTGACGGCAGTTATTATCAGGGCGTCGGCGCGGATTACGGATACGCGTATATTGTGATCTTCTTTTTGCTGGATCTTCTGATTGTCGTGCGGCAGCATAAATATACCACGCTTCGCACGAAGGTCATCGTGTGCGCCTACACGGCTGTGGCAGCCGCCATGATCGGGCTGCAATACCGGTACAGAGAGATCCTTTGCACCAGCGTCAGCAATACGGTCGTGCTCATAATGCTCTATCTGCAGATTCAGAATCCGGTGGTGTTTCTGGATACGACGACGGGAATCGGAAACGGGACGGCATTTGAATCGCAGCTTGAGGACCGGCTCCGCAGAAAGGGCGAGGGCTATGTGCTCACGATTCATTTGAGCAAGTTTTACCATATCCACACGATTCTGGGTACCGAGAACAGCAATGAACTGCTGCGCGAGATCGGGGAGTATCTGTATGATCTGTGTGGAAAATTTCATGTGTTTCACACGGCAGGAGATGCATTTACGGTGTTTGCAGACACCAAAGAGCAGTGTGAAAGGTTAAAATGTGAGATACAAAAGCGGTTTGAAAGTGACTGGGTGGTGCAGGAGAACCGCATTGCGCTGGATATGGAGACGGTGGTGCAGCACTACCCGATGGACTTTAAGGCGATG
This region includes:
- a CDS encoding GTP pyrophosphokinase, giving the protein MDKPVALGEVTLGEGVDSWNTIIFLYNSALKEVRTKVEILNDEFQQVHQYNPIEYIKSRIKAPESIVKKLKRYGYDSSIDNMVNYINDIAGIRIVCSFTSDIYRLAEMIGKQNDLTVISVKDYIRHPKESGYKSYHMLVTVPIFLSDCIIDTKVEIQIRTMAMDFWASLEHKIYYKFEGNAPDYISRDLRECSGIVSMLDAKMLQLNEAILEAKAAQEEQEGDTGAV
- a CDS encoding TrmH family RNA methyltransferase, with protein sequence MITSSSNQQMKNITALMKKAKERKSQNLFVVEGRKMFEEVPPEWLSKVYVSERFLEEPEAEQLLAGKIYEVVADAVFKSISDTQTPQGILCLVRMPQYPLSDLLRGDRTHLLIVESIQDPGNLGTMLRTGEGAGITGIIMNRTTVDLFNPKTIRSTMGSIYRVPYYIADDLAETIGELKRQKVGIYAAHLKGQMHYDEPSYCKGTAFLIGNEGNGLSDEIAGLADTYVRIPMEGSVESLNAAVSAALLMYETNRQRRRNGK
- a CDS encoding DNA polymerase III subunit alpha, translated to MSFAHLHVHTEYSLLDGSNKIKEYVKRIKELGMTAGAITDHGVMFGVIDFYKEAKKAGINPVLGCEVYVAPNSRFDREMSHGEDRYYHLVLLAENNQGYQNLMKIVSKGFVEGYYYKPRVDMELLEQYHEGLIALSACLAGEVQRYLVRGLYDEAKKTAQRYEACFGKGNYFLELQDHGIPDQKTVNAGLMRLSQELGIELVATNDVHYTYAEDWEAHDILLCLQTGKKLSDENRMRYEGGQYYVKSEEEMRALFPYAAQAIENTQKIADRCHVEIEFGVTKLPHFTVPDGYDSWTYLNKLCHEGLIQRYPDRHDELLPQLDYELSVIQKMGYVDYFLIVWDFINYARTHGIPVGPGRGSAAGSLVSYTTGITNIDPIRYNLLFERFLNPERVTMPDIDIDFCYERRSEVIDYVIGKYGKDCVTQIVTFGTLAARGVIRDVGRVMDLPYNFCDTIAKNIPNELNITIDKALTMNPELRTMYETDDTVHTLIDMAKRLEGLPRHTSMHAAGVVISQKAMDEYVPLSRASDGTITTQFVMTTIEELGLLKMDFLGLRTLTVIKDAVALVEKNHGVRIDVDHIDYNDNSDPDAIQIDYGDKKVLDAIGTGKCEGVFQLESAGMKNFMKELKPQSLEDVIAGISLYRPGPMDFIPKYIKGKNEPESITYTCKELEPILEPTYGCIVYQEQVMQIVQNLAGYSMGQADNIRRAMSKKKQYVIDAERHNFVYGNEEQGIKGCIVNGISEKAANEIYDSMVDFAKYAFNKSHAAAYAVVAYQTAYLKYYYPVEFMAALMTSVIDNPRKVAEYIYTCRQMGIKVLAPDINEGEGRFSATKDGIRYGLYAIKSIGRSVVDAIIAERNQNGPYRTLQNFIERVADSEVNKRTVENLIKSGACDTLDGNRQQMMMVYNALMDQQVQTKKKSLAGQMSLFDLVSEEEKKAYEIQYPNVGEYSKEIKLGFEKEVIGIYLTGHPLEEYEEKWRRIISAVTSDFLLDEESGEVKLRDNQKVIIGGMITEKTIKYTKNNKTMAFLTLEDLFGTVEVIVFPGEYERYHTLLNEDEKVFIRGHANVEEDKNAKIVCEQICTFEQAENGMPQEQRTYRQGGGYRRGAGGNAGSSPASAGDGGSSRGGAAAQVPARRGDELWLQFETKEAFAEKEKELYAMLHDSDGKDTVVIYISSVKAMKRLPENYSICIEPEIVNNLTKFLGENNVKVVKKSIEKKP
- the pfkA gene encoding 6-phosphofructokinase; its protein translation is MAKEINTIGVLTSGGDAPGMNAAIRAVVREAIAKGKKVKGIKRGYAGLLQEEIVDMEAKDVSDIIQRGGTILQTARCMEFKTPEGQQRAAEICKKHGIDGIIVIGGDGSFRGAQKLAALGINTIGLPGTIDLDIACTEYTIGFDTAVNTAMEAIDKVRDTSTSHERCSIIEVMGRGAGYIALWCGIANGAEDILLPEKYDYDEQKIVNHIIENRKRGKQHHIIVNAEGIGHSASMAKRIEAATGVETRATILGHMQRGGSPTCKDRVYASTMGALAVDLLCEGKSNRVVGYRHGDFVDDDIDAALAMQKCIPEYQYQISKNLSM
- a CDS encoding GGDEF domain-containing phosphodiesterase: MQYNYDFEIASLLIMTIILLHFVFVRQFPGEKTRVFGWLLFVCEAECLMNILSCVGLANAALVPQRLNEVLAFAFFVLEGASSYLVYRYFMAACAIRGRERTVFAAAGIIPFAAFLVLVAVTPVTGFFYYFSDGSYYQGVGADYGYAYIVIFFLLDLLIVVRQHKYTTLRTKVIVCAYTAVAAAMIGLQYRYREILCTSVSNTVVLIMLYLQIQNPVVFLDTTTGIGNGTAFESQLEDRLRRKGEGYVLTIHLSKFYHIHTILGTENSNELLREIGEYLYDLCGKFHVFHTAGDAFTVFADTKEQCERLKCEIQKRFESDWVVQENRIALDMETVVQHYPMDFKAMAEYYGMREFLLENAGKSGAQVIVEADADMIAQYRRRRKVEIAVARAIREKGFLVYYQPVYSLKERQIVSLEALVRLKDPELGFIPPEEFIPLAERDGNIIHIGEQVLEQCCRFLSKHVLSNGSLGIRTIHVNISMVQCLRQNLTETIRPVLESYHIPPSMLTLEVTERTAIGAPERMLWHMHELGKMGVSFALDDYGSGNANCSYLIHFPFQEIKIDKEIVWASFHDKAARIVLENEIHTIKQLGIPLIIEGIEEREQSEAMEQLGVECIQGYYYGRPLPEQECLRYIRTFQEKAQNDR